A genome region from Choloepus didactylus isolate mChoDid1 chromosome 12, mChoDid1.pri, whole genome shotgun sequence includes the following:
- the SLITRK1 gene encoding SLIT and NTRK-like protein 1, translating into MLLWILLLETSLCFAAGNVTGDVCKEKICSCNEIEGDLHVDCEKKGFTSLQRFTAPTSQFYHLFLHGNSLTRLFPNEFANFYNAVSLHMENNGLHEIVPGAFLGLQLVKRLHINNNKIKSFRKQTFLGLDDLEYLQADFNLLRDIDPGAFQDLNKLEVLILNDNLISTLPANVFQYVPITHLDLRGNRLKTLPYEEVLEQIPGIAEILLEDNPWDCTCDLLSLKEWLENIPKNALIGRVVCEAPTRLQGKDLNETTERDLCPLKNRVDSSLPAPPAQEETFAPGPLPTPFKTNGQEDHATAGSAPNGGTKIPGNWQIKIRPTAAIAAGSARNKPPASGLPCPGGCSCDHIPGSGLKMNCNNRNVSSLADLKPKLSNVQELFLRDNKIHSIRKSHFVDYKNLILLDLGNNNIAAVENNTFKNLLDLRWLYMDSNYLDTLSREKFAGLQNLEYLNVEYNAIQLILPGTFNAMPKLRILILNNNLLRSLPVDVFAGVSLSKLSLHNNYFMYLPVAGVLDQLTSIIQIDLHGNPWECSCTIVPFKQWAERLGSEVLMSDLKCETPVNFFRKDFMLLSNDEICPQLYARISPTLTSHSKNSTGLAETGTHSNSYLDTSRVSISVLVPGLLLVFVTSAFTVVGMLVFILRNRKRSKRRDANSSASEINSLQTVCDSSYWHNGPYNADGAHRVYDCGSHSLSD; encoded by the coding sequence ATGCTGCTTTGGATTCTGTTGCTGGAGACGTCTCTTTGTTTTGCCGCTGGAAACGTTACAGGGGACGTTTGCAAAGAGAAGATCTGTTCCTGCAATGAGATAGAAGGGGACCTGCACGTAGACTGTGAAAAAAAGGGCTTTACAAGTCTGCAGCGTTTCACCGCCCCGACTTCGCAGTTTTACCATCTATTTCTGCATGGCAATTCCCTCACTCGACTTTTCCCTAATGAGTTCGCTAACTTTTATAATGCCGTTAGTTTGCACATGGAAAACAATGGTTTGCATGAAATCGTTCCCGGGGCTTTTCTGGGGCTGCAGCTGGTGAAAAGGCTGCACATCAACAACAACAAGATCAAGTCTTTTCGAAAGCAGACCTTTTTGGGGCTGGACGATCTGGAATATCTCCAGGCTGATTTTAATTTATTGCGGGATATAGACCCAGGAGCCTTTCAGGACTTGAACAAGCTGGAGGTGCTCATTTTAAATGACAATCTCATTAGCACTCTACCTGCCAACGTGTTCCAGTATGTGCCCATCACCCACCTCGACCTCCGGGGAAACAGGCTGAAAACGTTGCCCTATGAGGAGGTCTTGGAGCAAATCCCTGGCATTGCTGAGATCCTGTTAGAAGATAACCCCTGGGACTGCACTTGTGATCTCCTCTCCCTGAAAGAATGGCTCGAAAACATTCCCAAAAATGCCCTGATCGGCCGAGTGGTGTGCGAAGCTCCCACCAGACTGCAGGGTAAAGACCTCAATGAAACAACCGAACGAGACTTGTGCCCGTTGAAAAACCGAGTGGATTCTAGTCTCCCAGCGCCCCCTGCCCAAGAAGAGACCTTCGCTCCTGGCCCCCTGCCAACACCCTTCAAGACAAATGGACAAGAGGATCATGCCACCGCAGGATCTGCTCCAAACGGAGGTACAAAGATTCCAGGCAATTGGCAGATCAAAATCAGACCCACCGCAGCGATAGCGGCCGGCAGCGCCAGAAACAAACCCCCCGCCAGCGGCTTGCCCTGCCCTGGGGGCTGCAGCTGCGATCACATCCCAGGGTCGGGTTTAAAGATGAACTGTAACAATCGGAACGTGAGCAGCTTGGCTGATTTGAAGCCCAAGCTCTCCAATGTGCAGGAGCTTTTCCTGCGAGATAACAAGATCCACAGCATCCGAAAATCGCACTTTGTGGATTACAAGAACCTCATTCTGTTGGATCTGGGCAACAATAACATCGCCGCCGTGGAGAACAACACTTTCAAGAACCTTTTGGACCTCAGGTGGCTATACATGGATAGCAACTACCTGGACACCCTGTCCCGGGAGAAATTCGCGGGACTTCAGAACCTTGAGTACCTAAACGTGGAGTACAACGCGATCCAGCTCATCCTCCCTGGCACCTTCAATGCCATGCCCAAACTGAGGATCCTTATTCTCAACAACAACTTGCTGAGGTCCCTACCCGTAGATGTCTTCGCTGGGGTCTCGCTGTCTAAGCTCAGCTTGCACAACAATTACTTCATGTACCTCCCGGTGGCAGGTGTACTGGACCAGTTAACCTCCATCATCCAGATAGACCTGCATGGCAACCCCTGGGAGTGCTCCTGCACCATTGTGCCTTTCAAGCAGTGGGCAGAACGCCTGGGTTCCGAAGTGCTGATGAGCGACCTCAAGTGTGAGACGCCGGTGAACTTCTTTAGGAAGGATTTCATGCTCCTTTCCAATGACGAGATCTGCCCCCAGCTGTATGCTAGAATCTCGCCTACGTTAACTTCGCACAGTAAAAACAGCACCGGGTTGGCGGAGACTGGGACGCACTCCAACTCCTACCTAGACACCAGCAGGGTATCCATCTCCGTGCTGGTCCCTGGACTGCTGCTGGTGTTTGTCACCTCCGCCTTCACCGTGGTGGGCATGCTCGTGTTTATCCTGAGGAACCGAAAGCGGTCCAAGAGAAGGGATGCCAACTCCTCTGCATCAGAAATTAATTCCCTACAGACAGTCTGTGACTCTTCCTACTGGCACAATGGGCCTTACAACGCAGATGGGGCCCACAGGGTCTATGACTGTGGTTCTCACTCCCTCTCAGACTAA